The Pseudomonadota bacterium genome has a window encoding:
- a CDS encoding N-acetyltransferase, which translates to MIRPALIKDVKIIQKALDHYAKQGLLLPRSLNDLYDNLRDFVVDDSENGILGVSSLHVCWDDLGEIRSLAVLPPATKQGIGSRLVSACEAEARRLGLQRVFTLTYQENFFARQGYQVTDKNLLPHKVWRDCLSCVKFPDCDEIAMIKTLQV; encoded by the coding sequence ATGATTCGACCAGCCCTGATCAAAGATGTCAAAATCATTCAGAAAGCCCTTGATCACTATGCCAAACAAGGGCTGCTGCTGCCCCGTTCCCTCAACGACCTCTACGACAATCTCCGCGATTTTGTGGTCGACGATTCCGAAAACGGCATTCTTGGGGTCAGCTCGCTGCATGTCTGTTGGGACGATCTCGGAGAGATCCGCTCCCTGGCGGTCCTGCCGCCCGCAACGAAGCAGGGGATCGGCAGCCGGCTGGTCAGCGCCTGCGAGGCCGAGGCCCGGCGTCTGGGCCTGCAAAGGGTTTTCACGCTGACCTACCAGGAAAACTTCTTCGCCCGTCAGGGCTATCAGGTGACCGACAAAAACCTCCTGCCTCACAAGGTCTGGCGCGATTGCCTGAGCTGCGTCAAATTTCCCGACTGTGACGAAATCGCCATGATTAAAACTCTGCAGGTTTAA
- the argJ gene encoding bifunctional glutamate N-acetyltransferase/amino-acid acetyltransferase ArgJ: MEKKMQICLGFKFAGIHCGLKKAEDALDLALILSQTPATAAATFTTNRFPAAPVIYGRRQLAAGESLRAVLINSGNANACTGSQGEIDVLSVAEFLGAALNIKAAEVFISSTGVIGEPLPVTKILKGIEKLVDGVKIPGDPVITFERAVRAIMTTDRFPKMVACQLETSQGRVTINGFAKGAGMIHPNMATMLAYLLTDAKIEKNTWQALLSRVVEHSFNRISVDGDMSTNDTVLALANGASGSFLTTAADLELLENALLQMTQELAYMMVKDGEGATKVVKVMVTGAPSPTAAEKICRAVANSSLVKTAFFGQDANWGRIIAAVGYAGVDLRPELVNIDFDQVRVVSGGVRDRDYREEMGAAVLRLPEFSVKIDLQSGEDEFLLLTSDLTHDYISINADYRS, from the coding sequence ATGGAAAAAAAGATGCAAATCTGTCTGGGGTTTAAATTCGCCGGAATTCATTGCGGTCTGAAAAAGGCCGAGGATGCTCTTGATCTGGCCCTGATTCTAAGCCAGACGCCGGCGACTGCGGCCGCAACCTTTACCACCAATCGTTTTCCGGCGGCACCGGTGATTTATGGTCGTCGCCAGCTGGCGGCCGGGGAGAGTCTGCGGGCGGTGCTGATCAACAGCGGCAATGCCAACGCCTGTACCGGTTCTCAGGGTGAGATCGATGTCCTGAGCGTGGCTGAATTTCTGGGCGCGGCTTTAAATATCAAGGCGGCCGAGGTTTTTATCTCTTCAACCGGAGTCATCGGCGAACCCTTGCCGGTAACCAAGATTCTCAAAGGGATTGAAAAGCTGGTTGACGGCGTTAAGATTCCTGGCGATCCGGTGATAACCTTCGAACGGGCCGTGCGGGCGATCATGACCACCGACCGGTTTCCGAAAATGGTCGCCTGTCAGCTTGAAACCAGTCAGGGACGGGTGACGATTAACGGTTTCGCCAAGGGAGCCGGGATGATTCATCCGAATATGGCGACCATGCTGGCGTACCTGCTGACCGATGCCAAAATTGAAAAGAATACCTGGCAGGCGTTGCTGAGCCGGGTCGTGGAGCATAGCTTTAACCGGATCAGTGTCGACGGGGATATGAGTACCAACGACACGGTCCTGGCGCTGGCCAATGGGGCCTCGGGTAGTTTCCTGACGACGGCCGCCGATCTGGAATTGCTGGAAAACGCGCTTTTGCAGATGACGCAAGAACTGGCTTATATGATGGTCAAGGATGGCGAAGGGGCCACCAAGGTGGTCAAGGTTATGGTTACCGGGGCGCCTTCGCCGACGGCGGCGGAAAAAATCTGCCGCGCAGTGGCTAATTCGTCCCTTGTGAAAACCGCTTTTTTCGGTCAGGATGCCAACTGGGGACGGATTATCGCCGCGGTGGGTTACGCCGGGGTCGATCTGCGGCCTGAACTGGTTAATATCGATTTCGATCAGGTGCGGGTTGTCAGCGGCGGGGTTCGCGATCGGGATTATCGTGAGGAAATGGGGGCTGCGGTCCTGCGTTTGCCGGAGTTTTCGGTGAAAATTGACCTGCAGTCAGGTGAAGATGAGTTCCTGCTGCTGACTTCGGACCTGACCCATGATTATATCTCGATCAATGCTGATTACCGGAGTTAG
- a CDS encoding DUF342 domain-containing protein, with protein sequence MIKIEVNATKTEARLTILPDQEGEPKVSAGQLAGALKLNNIVSGISKKNLQDIIVRFNQNPEQPASTIIAMEIPVRETIQHQYQFHFSSGKNIGQLRGNDKIDYKKKGTIRYFDIGDPLLIVTLGREGAPGRLVDGTIVACAPLQPLIKYSAGTGVGLESEEHRLLFKAETCGRPLLNNKVLSIENSLTVDGDVDLETGHIEFAGPIRIGGNLLAGFHVISNSDVTIGNTLSGSVRTRSNLLVRGGIIGADHQKIAVAGDLACDFISGVSHLQTGGNLNVNKHIINSRIVAAKNVTCGEMITGDCWITAFNGVTCTELGSDQGSNVRIEVGGNKELKGRIKKIEEFMEPLTSRSFAIIDQMGLQALIKKDISLVPEASRAQAEKLFQQYATLENDISRLKHKKHELEKMIELGLQSRVTIRKRVYPGTVIKIGQELYEVKRENNGPLEFFFDNREKVITFEYLR encoded by the coding sequence ATGATCAAGATCGAGGTTAATGCCACAAAAACCGAAGCCCGGCTGACCATCCTCCCCGACCAGGAGGGAGAACCGAAAGTCAGCGCCGGGCAACTGGCCGGAGCCCTTAAATTAAACAACATCGTCTCGGGAATCAGCAAGAAAAATCTTCAAGACATCATCGTGCGTTTCAATCAGAATCCGGAACAACCTGCCTCAACCATCATCGCCATGGAAATACCGGTCAGAGAAACCATTCAACACCAATATCAGTTTCATTTTTCCAGTGGCAAGAATATCGGTCAACTGCGAGGTAACGACAAGATCGACTACAAAAAGAAGGGAACCATCAGATACTTCGATATCGGCGACCCTCTGCTCATCGTCACTCTCGGCCGTGAGGGCGCACCCGGACGCCTGGTCGACGGCACCATTGTCGCCTGCGCCCCCCTGCAACCCCTGATCAAATACAGCGCCGGCACCGGGGTTGGGCTGGAAAGCGAGGAACATCGACTACTCTTCAAGGCCGAAACCTGCGGCCGCCCGCTCCTCAACAACAAAGTCCTGAGCATCGAAAACAGCCTTACCGTGGACGGCGATGTCGATCTCGAAACCGGCCACATCGAATTCGCAGGCCCGATCAGAATCGGCGGCAATCTGCTGGCCGGATTCCATGTTATCTCCAACTCGGATGTAACCATCGGCAACACCCTCAGCGGCTCGGTCCGCACCCGAAGTAACCTGCTCGTCCGAGGCGGCATCATCGGCGCCGACCATCAGAAAATCGCGGTGGCCGGCGATCTGGCCTGCGATTTTATTTCCGGGGTCAGTCATCTGCAGACCGGCGGCAACCTCAACGTCAACAAACACATTATCAACAGCCGGATAGTCGCCGCCAAGAACGTGACCTGCGGGGAAATGATTACCGGCGACTGCTGGATCACGGCTTTTAACGGGGTCACCTGCACAGAACTCGGCAGCGACCAAGGCAGCAACGTCCGCATTGAGGTCGGCGGCAACAAGGAACTCAAAGGCAGAATAAAAAAGATCGAGGAATTCATGGAACCTCTGACTAGTCGGTCATTCGCCATCATTGATCAAATGGGGCTGCAGGCGCTCATAAAAAAGGATATTTCCCTGGTACCGGAGGCCAGCCGCGCCCAGGCCGAAAAGCTTTTTCAGCAGTACGCAACCCTGGAAAACGATATCAGCCGCCTGAAACATAAAAAGCATGAACTTGAGAAGATGATCGAACTCGGTCTCCAATCCAGGGTCACGATCAGAAAACGCGTCTACCCGGGAACCGTCATCAAGATCGGCCAGGAGCTTTACGAAGTCAAACGGGAAAACAACGGACCGCTTGAGTTTTTTTTCGACAACCGGGAAAAGGTCATCACCTTTGAATATCTCCGCTAG
- a CDS encoding NAD(+)/NADH kinase produces MRKIGIVTKRRSARALEIGVKLGLWLRERKVAVLCEEELAAELYLAKADKNSITGNADLIVVLGGDGTLLSIARHISRRDLPLLGVNLGGLGFLTAITLDELFPVMQEVLNGNFNLSTRMILKVVLHRRSLPPSTHNVLNDVVINKGAMARIIDLETVIDGNLVNNFKADGLIFSTPTGSTGYSLSAGGPIVYPTLDCITIAPICPHTLSNRPLIVAPNVTIETTLTSIDSDDVFVTLDGQTGFPLRSLDRITITRAEHNIKLVTSPSKTYFEVLRNKLKWGERYQNLET; encoded by the coding sequence ATGCGAAAAATCGGGATTGTCACCAAGCGCAGAAGCGCCCGGGCCCTGGAAATCGGGGTCAAACTGGGACTCTGGCTGCGCGAGCGAAAAGTTGCAGTTCTCTGCGAAGAGGAACTGGCGGCGGAGCTGTACCTGGCAAAGGCCGACAAAAACTCGATCACCGGGAACGCCGACCTGATTGTCGTTCTCGGCGGCGACGGCACCCTGCTCAGCATCGCCCGACACATTTCACGTCGCGACCTGCCGCTGCTGGGCGTGAACCTGGGTGGGCTCGGCTTCCTGACCGCGATCACCCTGGACGAGCTCTTTCCGGTGATGCAGGAGGTTCTGAACGGCAATTTCAACCTCAGCACCCGCATGATTCTGAAGGTGGTCCTCCATCGTCGGAGTCTGCCGCCATCCACTCACAACGTTCTCAATGACGTGGTCATCAACAAGGGAGCCATGGCTCGGATTATTGACCTTGAAACCGTCATCGACGGCAACCTGGTCAACAATTTCAAAGCCGACGGCCTGATTTTCTCAACCCCGACCGGTTCGACCGGCTATTCCCTGTCCGCCGGCGGTCCCATTGTCTATCCGACCCTCGACTGCATCACGATCGCCCCGATCTGTCCCCATACCCTTTCGAATCGGCCTCTCATTGTCGCCCCGAATGTCACCATCGAAACCACTCTGACCTCAATCGACAGTGACGATGTCTTTGTCACCCTGGATGGACAAACCGGATTTCCCCTGCGGTCTCTGGACCGCATCACCATCACCCGGGCCGAGCATAACATCAAGCTGGTCACCTCCCCCAGCAAAACCTATTTCGAGGTCCTGCGTAACAAGCTCAAATGGGGAGAACGCTATCAGAATCTGGAAACCTGA
- the secA gene encoding preprotein translocase subunit SecA, with amino-acid sequence MNILKKIFGSKNDREIKGMQPLLHLVNREEAGLKTLSDSRLQGKTGEFKERLTRGEELLDLLPEAFAVVREAALRTLGMRHFDAQIMGGIVLHKGKIAEMKTGEGKTLAATLPVYLNALSGKGVHVVTVNDYLARRDAAWMGKVYAFLGLSVGVILHELDDRERQQAYAADITYGTNNEFGFDYLRDNMKFSLEDYVQRPLHYAIVDEVDSILIDEARTPLIISGPTDDSTDKYYVIDKAMRKLVQSNREQEQISDYDVDEKSRSVTLTEAGVARVEALLKVGNLFEPGQIETLHHVNQALKAHVLFKRDVDYVVKDDKVVIVDEFTGRLMDGRRYSDGLHQALEAKEGVKIERENQTLASVTFQNYFRMYEKLAGMTGTADTEAVEFSQTYGLGVVVVPTNRPMIRKDNPDVIFKTSKEKYNAVVEEIVACHKTGQPVLVGTISIEDSEYLGTVLRRRGIKHEVLNAKFHEKEAEIISQAGRYGAVTIATNMAGRGTDIVLGGNPEMMAKAKLREEMTPEEREQVLSAYRSQCETERQTVLAAGGLHILGTERHESRRIDNQLRGRSGRQGDPGSSRFYLSLDDDLMRIFGSERIAKVMDTLGIEEGEPIEHAMISKAIENAQRRVEGHNFDIRKQLLEYDDVMNKQRETIYSLRREILGNDDLRSLVLEYIEDVVTEMLHAATSGSRNAGEWDFNSLSLGLLRSFALSVDLGPESELAGIQDEERLRERLQELVRVNYAAREAHMGPETMRQLEKIILLHTLDNLWKDHLYAIDQLKEGIGLRGYGQKDPLREYQREGFEMFSNMIERIKEDVVGQLFHIQVTREEEVEELDQQARHEQEMVLSHGGRTEDGKRKPVVSGSKVGRNDPCPCGSGKKYKKCCGQ; translated from the coding sequence ATGAATATTCTGAAAAAGATCTTTGGCAGCAAGAATGATCGGGAAATCAAGGGTATGCAGCCCTTGCTGCATTTGGTAAATCGCGAGGAAGCCGGCCTGAAAACCCTTTCCGATAGCCGGCTGCAGGGCAAAACCGGTGAATTCAAAGAGCGCCTGACGCGGGGAGAGGAACTTCTTGATCTGCTGCCCGAGGCTTTTGCTGTGGTGCGGGAAGCCGCTTTACGAACCTTGGGGATGCGTCATTTTGACGCGCAGATCATGGGCGGTATCGTGCTCCACAAAGGTAAGATTGCCGAGATGAAAACCGGCGAAGGCAAGACCTTGGCCGCGACGCTGCCGGTGTATCTGAACGCCCTGTCCGGAAAAGGGGTGCATGTGGTCACGGTCAACGACTATCTCGCCCGGCGGGACGCCGCCTGGATGGGAAAGGTTTATGCGTTTCTCGGGCTTTCGGTCGGAGTTATTCTGCATGAGCTCGATGACCGCGAGCGCCAGCAGGCTTATGCCGCGGACATCACTTACGGGACCAATAACGAGTTCGGTTTTGATTATCTGCGTGATAATATGAAATTTTCTCTGGAGGATTACGTCCAGCGCCCGCTGCACTATGCGATTGTCGACGAGGTTGACAGTATTCTCATCGATGAAGCCCGGACGCCGCTGATCATTTCCGGGCCGACCGACGACAGCACCGATAAATACTATGTTATCGACAAGGCCATGCGCAAGCTGGTGCAGAGCAACCGGGAGCAGGAACAGATATCCGACTACGATGTTGATGAAAAAAGCCGTTCCGTGACCCTGACCGAGGCCGGCGTCGCCCGGGTCGAGGCTTTGCTCAAGGTCGGCAATCTTTTTGAGCCGGGCCAAATTGAAACCCTGCACCATGTCAATCAGGCCTTGAAAGCGCATGTCCTGTTCAAACGCGATGTCGACTATGTGGTCAAGGATGATAAGGTGGTGATCGTCGATGAGTTCACTGGTCGTCTGATGGATGGGCGGCGCTACAGTGACGGTCTGCATCAGGCCCTGGAAGCCAAGGAAGGGGTCAAGATTGAGCGGGAGAACCAGACCCTGGCCTCGGTTACATTTCAGAATTATTTTCGCATGTATGAAAAACTGGCCGGTATGACCGGCACCGCCGATACCGAGGCGGTGGAGTTCTCCCAGACCTACGGTCTCGGAGTGGTCGTGGTTCCGACCAATCGGCCGATGATCAGGAAAGATAACCCCGATGTGATTTTCAAGACCTCCAAAGAAAAATATAATGCCGTGGTCGAGGAAATCGTCGCTTGTCACAAGACCGGTCAGCCGGTTCTGGTCGGGACGATTTCCATCGAGGATTCGGAGTATCTGGGCACCGTTCTGCGCCGGCGCGGCATCAAGCATGAGGTGCTTAACGCTAAATTCCATGAAAAAGAAGCGGAAATAATCTCCCAGGCCGGGCGCTATGGAGCGGTGACCATTGCCACCAACATGGCCGGGCGCGGCACCGATATCGTGCTGGGGGGGAATCCGGAAATGATGGCGAAGGCCAAGCTGCGGGAGGAAATGACCCCGGAGGAACGGGAGCAAGTGCTTTCCGCTTACCGAAGCCAGTGTGAAACCGAGCGTCAGACTGTACTCGCGGCCGGCGGTCTGCATATTCTGGGCACGGAACGGCATGAATCGCGGCGGATCGATAATCAGCTCAGAGGGCGTTCCGGGCGTCAGGGCGATCCCGGCTCTTCTCGTTTCTATCTCAGTCTGGATGACGACCTGATGCGGATTTTCGGGTCCGAGCGGATTGCCAAGGTGATGGATACGCTGGGTATCGAGGAAGGCGAGCCGATTGAACACGCGATGATCTCCAAAGCCATCGAAAACGCGCAGCGGCGGGTTGAAGGGCATAACTTTGATATCCGCAAGCAGCTTCTCGAATATGACGATGTCATGAACAAGCAGCGCGAGACCATCTATTCACTGCGCCGCGAGATTCTGGGTAATGATGATCTGCGGTCCCTGGTTCTCGAATATATCGAGGATGTCGTCACGGAAATGTTGCATGCAGCGACCAGTGGCTCCCGGAATGCGGGAGAGTGGGACTTCAATTCGCTCTCGTTGGGGCTGTTGCGTTCCTTTGCCCTGTCGGTGGATCTTGGCCCGGAGTCGGAACTGGCCGGGATTCAGGATGAAGAGCGTCTGCGGGAACGTCTGCAGGAACTGGTGCGGGTAAATTATGCCGCCCGGGAAGCCCATATGGGGCCGGAAACCATGCGCCAGCTGGAAAAAATCATTCTGCTGCATACCCTGGATAACCTCTGGAAGGATCATCTTTACGCGATCGATCAGCTCAAAGAAGGCATCGGTCTGCGTGGTTACGGTCAGAAGGATCCGCTGCGTGAATATCAGCGCGAGGGTTTCGAGATGTTCTCGAATATGATCGAACGAATCAAGGAGGATGTGGTCGGCCAGCTCTTTCATATTCAGGTAACTCGCGAAGAAGAGGTGGAAGAACTGGATCAACAGGCCCGCCATGAACAGGAAATGGTGCTCTCGCATGGCGGGCGCACCGAAGATGGTAAACGCAAGCCGGTGGTCAGCGGAAGCAAGGTCGGGCGCAATGATCCCTGTCCCTGTGGTAGCGGGAAAAAATATAAAAAATGTTGCGGCCAGTAA
- the recN gene encoding DNA repair protein RecN encodes MLKQLSISNYKLIDHIECEFGPGLTVLTGETGAGKSIIIGALRTLLEGLSESDIFLAEERPVTISAIFSAPQNPAFHQRLAASGLGEQPEEIILRRQIGRRRDGGLTNRIYLNDQPTTGATASDLAGRLLEFVDQHQQHELRAASQPLKLLDSFGGLTSQRREYKLLFEDFRRQRQAFTQWQQELQEAARQMDYLSHQLTELNASQLDPEEETELLHRRRQYQQIGRLQELAREADQLCYSGQGSILDRCYRLQEISDELSRRDEQAPVTRELLTDIIDRLQEINRDQQKYLAGLEIDEETIEKTETRLAQLERLKRKFATDIQGLLALEKELTEKLSRWEQRDQESGRRQRELAAKQGKMEAAAEALSQTRSAQAKLLEETVSGHLRDLNLAQARFQISLEKTTCSATGADQVNFLFSANPGSAPAPLGEIASGGELSRLLLALRTAAAARAELPTMIFDEIDTGLGGAAAGAVGRKIAAIARNCQVITITHLPQVAAHADQHYVINKQSCPEEEKTTIMLNEISLASETAVIEELARMGSSGKITREALDHARALRAEAGKGGRK; translated from the coding sequence ATGCTAAAACAACTGAGTATCAGCAACTACAAACTGATTGATCATATCGAATGTGAATTCGGCCCTGGACTGACGGTTTTGACCGGCGAGACCGGAGCCGGCAAGTCGATCATCATCGGAGCCCTGAGAACCTTGCTCGAAGGCCTTTCGGAATCTGATATTTTCCTGGCCGAAGAGCGGCCGGTCACGATCAGCGCGATTTTTTCCGCGCCTCAAAACCCGGCCTTCCATCAACGTCTGGCAGCCAGCGGTCTGGGCGAGCAGCCGGAGGAAATCATTTTGCGCCGGCAGATCGGGCGCCGGCGCGACGGCGGGCTTACCAACCGCATCTACCTTAACGATCAACCGACCACCGGCGCCACGGCGTCCGACCTGGCCGGCCGGCTGCTGGAATTTGTCGACCAGCATCAACAGCATGAACTACGGGCCGCAAGCCAACCCCTGAAATTACTCGACAGTTTCGGCGGCCTGACCAGCCAACGCCGGGAATACAAGCTTCTTTTTGAGGATTTTCGCCGGCAGCGGCAGGCTTTTACCCAATGGCAACAGGAACTCCAGGAAGCCGCCCGGCAGATGGATTATCTGAGCCATCAGCTGACGGAACTCAATGCATCCCAGCTTGATCCCGAAGAAGAGACCGAATTGTTGCACCGACGCCGCCAGTACCAGCAGATCGGCCGGCTGCAGGAACTGGCCCGGGAAGCCGATCAGCTCTGCTACAGTGGTCAGGGCTCGATCCTGGACCGTTGCTACCGGCTGCAGGAAATCAGCGATGAACTTTCCCGCCGGGATGAGCAGGCTCCGGTCACCCGGGAACTGCTTACCGACATCATTGATCGCCTGCAGGAAATCAACCGGGACCAACAGAAATATCTTGCCGGTCTGGAGATTGACGAAGAAACCATAGAAAAAACCGAAACCCGTCTGGCTCAGCTCGAACGTCTGAAAAGAAAATTCGCCACCGACATTCAGGGTCTATTGGCGTTGGAAAAGGAACTTACCGAAAAACTTAGCCGCTGGGAACAGCGCGACCAGGAAAGCGGGCGCCGGCAGCGGGAGCTGGCCGCCAAGCAGGGGAAAATGGAGGCGGCGGCCGAGGCTTTAAGCCAGACTCGAAGTGCGCAAGCGAAACTGCTTGAAGAAACCGTGAGCGGCCATCTGCGCGATCTCAATCTGGCCCAGGCACGATTTCAAATCAGCCTGGAAAAAACTACCTGTAGCGCCACGGGCGCCGACCAGGTCAATTTTCTTTTTTCCGCCAATCCCGGCAGCGCTCCGGCACCGCTCGGAGAGATCGCCTCCGGCGGGGAGCTCTCCCGCCTGCTGCTGGCCCTGCGCACGGCCGCGGCCGCCCGCGCTGAATTGCCCACCATGATTTTCGATGAAATCGATACCGGTCTCGGCGGCGCCGCGGCCGGCGCGGTCGGACGCAAGATCGCCGCCATCGCGCGCAACTGCCAGGTCATTACCATCACGCACCTGCCCCAGGTCGCTGCCCACGCCGACCAGCATTATGTAATCAATAAACAAAGCTGCCCCGAGGAGGAGAAAACCACCATCATGCTCAACGAAATCAGTCTGGCATCGGAAACCGCCGTCATTGAAGAGCTGGCCCGCATGGGCAGCAGCGGCAAGATCACTCGGGAAGCCCTCGACCACGCCCGGGCTCTGCGGGCAGAAGCCGGCAAGGGAGGACGGAAATGA
- a CDS encoding M23 family peptidase: protein MAVILQKISLRLFRPRSRWRYVVSMNREDQYTLVVFRSGKGVHRKLTLPVRQIKRFFWLAMPLVSAVFIGALVAIALYLVNLHNINDYARLASKNRELEKQVVFFSQRVADLNDKVLHLRQSNAKIKVLANLAVVPESLDLRGVGGPDPLASALTVSSLDEERKAQLAAMHRELQRLELEIAAEENALGCLNNHLSEQQSLLNFTPSIWPVRGWISSPFGYRSSPFTQRRELHKGVDIVNRVGTPVVATADGRVVFAGHQSGYGKLVTIDHGLGKITRYGHLSQIGVKNGDAVVRGQELGKLGNTGRSTGPHLHYEVVVDGKAVNPVEFLLD, encoded by the coding sequence ATGGCCGTTATTCTGCAAAAGATTTCTCTGCGCCTTTTTCGGCCGCGGTCAAGATGGAGATATGTCGTTTCGATGAACCGAGAAGATCAATATACGCTGGTTGTTTTTCGCAGTGGCAAGGGTGTGCACCGCAAGCTGACGCTTCCGGTCAGGCAAATTAAAAGGTTTTTCTGGCTGGCGATGCCGCTGGTCAGCGCGGTTTTTATCGGGGCCCTGGTGGCGATCGCCCTGTATCTTGTCAATCTGCACAATATCAATGATTACGCTCGTTTGGCAAGTAAAAATCGAGAGCTTGAAAAACAGGTTGTTTTTTTCTCCCAGCGCGTGGCCGATCTCAACGACAAAGTTCTGCATCTGCGCCAGAGTAATGCTAAAATCAAGGTTCTGGCCAATCTCGCGGTGGTGCCGGAAAGCCTTGATCTTCGCGGCGTCGGCGGCCCCGATCCGCTGGCCAGCGCGCTGACGGTTTCCAGCCTCGACGAGGAACGCAAGGCGCAGCTTGCCGCGATGCATCGCGAACTGCAGCGGCTGGAGCTGGAAATTGCGGCGGAGGAGAATGCCCTCGGTTGTCTCAATAACCATTTAAGCGAACAACAGTCGCTGCTTAATTTTACCCCGTCAATCTGGCCGGTACGCGGCTGGATCAGCTCTCCGTTCGGTTATCGTTCCTCTCCCTTTACCCAGCGGCGGGAACTGCATAAAGGGGTTGATATCGTCAACCGGGTCGGCACGCCAGTGGTCGCGACCGCTGATGGACGGGTGGTTTTTGCCGGTCATCAGAGCGGTTACGGCAAGCTGGTCACAATTGATCATGGTCTTGGTAAAATCACCAGGTATGGACATCTCTCGCAGATCGGCGTGAAGAACGGAGATGCCGTGGTGCGTGGTCAGGAACTAGGTAAATTGGGCAATACCGGGCGCAGTACCGGTCCTCACCTTCACTATGAGGTGGTTGTGGACGGTAAGGCGGTGAATCCGGTTGAATTTCTTCTGGATTAG